The Sorex araneus isolate mSorAra2 chromosome 5, mSorAra2.pri, whole genome shotgun sequence genome has a segment encoding these proteins:
- the DHCR24 gene encoding delta(24)-sterol reductase has product MEPAVSLAVCALLFLLWVRVKGLEFVLIHQRWVFVCLFLLPLSLIFDIYYYVRAWVVFRLSSAPRLHEQRVRDIQKQVREWKEQGSKTFMCTGRPGWLTVSLRVGKYKKTHKNIMINLMDILEVDTKKQIVRVEPLVTMGQVTALLTSIGWTLPVLPELDDLTVGGLIMGTGIESSSHRFGLFQHICTAYELVLADGSFVRCTPSENSDLFYAVPWSCGTLGFLVAAEIRIIPAKKYVRLRLVPVRGLEEICEQFTRESQRPENHFVEGLLYSLDEAVIMTGVLTDEVEPSKLNSIGNYYKPWFFKHVENYLKTNREGLEYIPLRHYYHRHTRSIFWELQDIIPFGNNPVFRYLFGWMVPPKISLLKLTQGETLRKLYEQHHVVQDMLVPMKCLQQALHTFHNDIHVYPIWLCPFILPSQPGLVHPKGDETELYVDIGAYGEPRVKHFEARSCMRQLEKFVRSVHGFQMLYADCYMNREEFWEMFDGSLYHKLREQLGCQDAFPEVYDKICKAARH; this is encoded by the exons ATGGAGCCCGCCGTGTCGCTGGCCGTGTGCGCGCTGCTCTTCCTGCTCTGGGTGCGCGTCAAGGGGCTGGAGTTCGTGCTCATCCACCAGCGCTGGGTGTTCGTGTGCCTCTTCCTGCTGCCGCTCTCGCTCATCTTCGACATCTACTACTACGTGCGCGCCTGGGTGGTCTTCCGGCTGAGCAGCGCGCCGCGCCTGCACGAGCAGCGCGTGCGGGACATCCAGAAGCAG GTGCGGGAATGGAAGGAGCAGGGCAGCAAGACCTTCATGTGCACGGGCCGGCCCGGCTGGCTCACCGTCTCGCTGCGCGTGGGGAAGTACAAGAAGACGCACAAAAACATCATGATCAACCTGATGGACATTCTGGAGGTGGACACCAAGAAACAG ATCGTCCGAGTGGAGCCCTTGGTGACCATGGGTCAGGTGACTGCCCTGCTGACCTCCATTGGCTGGACCCTGCCTGTGCTGCCCGAGCTGGATGACCTCACAGTGG GGGGCCTGATCATGGGCACTGGCATCGAGTCATCGTCCCACAGGTTCGGCCTGTTCCAGCACATCTGCACGGCCTACGAGCTGGTCCTGGCAGACGGCAGCTTCGTGCGCTGCACGCCC tcagaaaACTCCGACCTGTTCTATGCCGTGCCCTGGTCCTGCGGCACCCTGGGCTTCCTGGTGGCCGCCGAGATCCGCATCATCCCCGCCAAGAAGTACGTCCGGCTGCGGCTGGTGCCCGTGCGGGGCCTGGAGGAGATCTGCGAGCAGTTCACGCGCGAGTCCCAGCGGCCGGAGAACCACTTCGTGGAGGGCCTGCTCTACTCCCTGGACGAGGCCGTCATCATGACGGGGGTCCTCACGGACGAGGTCGAGCCCAGCAAG CTGAACAGCATTGGCAATTACTACAAGCCCTGGTTCTTCAAGCACGTGGAGAACTACCTGAAGACCAACCGCGAGGGCCTGGAGTACATTCCCCTGAGGCACTACTACCACCGGCACACGCGCAGCATCTTCTGGGAGCTCCAG GACATCATCCCCTTCGGCAACAACCCCGTCTTCCGCTACCTCTTCGGCTGGATGGTGCCCCCCAAGATCTCCCTTCTGAAGCTGACCCAGGGCGAGACCCTGCGCAAGCTGTACGAGCAGCACCACGTGGTCCAGGACATGCTGGTGCCCATGAAGTGTCTGCAGCAGGCCCTGCACACCTTCCACAACGACATCCAC GTCTACCCCATCTGGCTCTGCCCGTTCATCCTGCCCAGCCAGCCAGGCCTGGTGCACCCCAAAGGAGACGAGACCGAGCTCTACGTGGACATTGGCGCCTACGGGGAGCCGCGCGTGAAGCACTTTGAAGCCAGGTCGTGCATGAGGCAGTTGGAGAAGTTCGTCCGCAGCGTGCACGG GTTCCAGATGCTCTACGCCGACTGCTACATGAACCGGGAGGAGTTCTGGGAGATGTTTGACGGCTCCTTGTACCACAAGCTCCGGGAGCAGCTGGGCTGCCAGGACGCCTTCCCCGAGGTGTACGACAAGATCTGCAAGGCTGCGAGGCACTGA